A DNA window from Vicinamibacterales bacterium contains the following coding sequences:
- a CDS encoding toll/interleukin-1 receptor domain-containing protein — protein MRDTVFFSYSHADLDALKDFEKMLAPALQGRKIRKWSDRDIVPGSRWREDIGHALDSTAVAVLLVSPDFLSSDFIQKHELPTLLEGAANQELAILWIYLRPCMYKLTPIADYQAAHDISKPLSLMTPRRREQVILEVCERIQDTWEKNGSPGPSLFTTAPAEAVLPPAESSR, from the coding sequence ATGCGCGACACCGTCTTCTTCAGCTACAGCCACGCCGACCTCGATGCCCTCAAGGACTTCGAGAAGATGCTGGCGCCCGCGCTCCAGGGGCGGAAGATTCGCAAGTGGTCCGATCGCGATATCGTCCCGGGCAGCCGATGGCGGGAAGACATCGGCCACGCGCTGGACTCCACGGCCGTCGCGGTACTGCTGGTGAGCCCAGACTTCCTCAGCTCGGACTTCATCCAGAAGCACGAACTGCCGACACTGCTCGAAGGGGCTGCGAACCAGGAGCTGGCGATCCTCTGGATCTACCTGCGGCCCTGCATGTACAAGCTGACGCCCATCGCCGACTACCAGGCCGCCCACGACATCTCGAAGCCGCTCAGCCTCATGACGCCGCGGCGGCGGGAGCAGGTCATTCTCGAGGTCTGCGAGCGCATCCAGGACACCTGGGAGAAGAACGGCTCGCCGGGACCCAGTCTCTTCACCACGGCGCCCGCCGAGGCCGTGCTTCCGCCGGCGGAGTCGAGCCGATGA
- a CDS encoding FAD-binding oxidoreductase — protein sequence MTAADVVIVGGGVVGSAAAWRLTTDGFQGRVVVVERDRTYARASSFLAMGGIRQQFGSPVCARMVQHSVELWRVFDERMQTATHTPRAWFRQRGYLFLADDTNAEALSAREAAQAEAGVVQRRLSVDEIRALVPGLWVDDLRFGLFGPDDGYANPREVLFGLRAAAEAAGAEYLEDDVQAVLSAGGRVTGVRLARGGRLDAPVVVNAAGALAGRLARSAGLAVPVEPVRQLLFRCTLPVQWPTRFPMVIDPGGVHWRHDDAVDAGQPDRIILAFTKWDEPAGENFDCDDVRWENEFYPALARRLPAAVDVTDVHGWAGLYEMTPDHNPVLGEHPGLGGFIFANGFSGHGLMMSPATGLVVSELVRLGESRTFDISPFAVDRFERGAAVRDGATI from the coding sequence ATGACCGCGGCGGACGTCGTCATCGTCGGCGGAGGCGTGGTGGGATCGGCCGCGGCGTGGCGGCTCACGACCGACGGCTTCCAGGGCCGCGTCGTCGTCGTGGAGCGCGATCGTACCTACGCTCGCGCCTCGTCGTTCCTGGCCATGGGCGGCATCCGCCAGCAGTTCGGCTCGCCGGTGTGCGCGCGGATGGTGCAGCACTCCGTCGAGTTGTGGCGTGTGTTCGACGAGCGCATGCAGACGGCCACCCACACGCCGCGTGCGTGGTTCCGCCAGCGGGGCTACCTGTTCCTGGCCGACGACACGAACGCCGAGGCGCTCTCCGCGCGCGAGGCCGCGCAGGCGGAGGCCGGCGTCGTGCAGCGGCGCCTGAGCGTGGATGAGATCCGGGCGCTGGTTCCCGGCCTGTGGGTGGACGACCTCCGCTTCGGCCTCTTCGGTCCCGACGACGGCTACGCCAACCCGCGCGAGGTGCTCTTCGGCCTGCGTGCGGCGGCCGAGGCCGCGGGCGCCGAGTACCTCGAGGACGACGTGCAGGCCGTCCTGTCCGCCGGGGGACGCGTGACGGGCGTGCGGCTGGCGCGCGGCGGACGGCTCGATGCGCCCGTGGTGGTGAACGCCGCCGGCGCGCTCGCGGGCCGGCTCGCACGGTCGGCGGGACTGGCCGTGCCGGTGGAGCCGGTGCGCCAGCTCCTGTTCCGGTGCACCCTGCCGGTCCAGTGGCCGACGCGGTTCCCGATGGTGATCGACCCGGGCGGCGTGCACTGGCGGCACGACGACGCCGTGGACGCCGGTCAGCCGGATCGCATCATCCTCGCGTTCACGAAGTGGGACGAGCCGGCCGGGGAGAACTTCGACTGCGACGACGTCCGCTGGGAGAACGAGTTCTATCCCGCGCTCGCGCGGCGCCTGCCGGCCGCGGTGGATGTGACCGACGTGCACGGCTGGGCGGGCCTCTACGAGATGACGCCCGACCACAACCCGGTGCTCGGCGAGCACCCGGGGCTCGGCGGGTTCATCTTCGCCAACGGCTTCAGTGGCCACGGGCTGATGATGTCGCCGGCCACGGGCCTCGTCGTCTCCGAGCTCGTGCGCCTCGGCGAGAGCCGCACCTTCGACATCTCGCCGTTCGCCGTGGACCGCTTCGAGCGCGGCGCCGCCGTGAGGGACGGCGCCACGATCTGA
- a CDS encoding DUF1343 domain-containing protein: MGVTLGSTRLLASGRLPGHRIGVVANPASVDGAFVHVVDQLRAAEGVELRAIFGPQHGFRSDVQDNMIETAHAKDDRRRVPVYSLYSETREPTAEMLAGLDALVIDLQDIGARIYTFIYTMANCLKACGRHGVPVIVCDRPNPIGGEAVEGETLVPGFESFVGLFPIPMRHGLTIGELAQLFNERFALGAQLEVVPMEGWHRTDYGDDCAMPWVMPSPNMPTLDSAVVYPGTVLLEGTLASEGRGTTRPFELVGAPWVQAEPFADGLMAQGLPGVVFRPVVFEPTFQKHHGVSCGGCQIHVTDRQAFRPVETGIAVIAALRAADPNRFAWRPPPYEYEHRLMPIDILAGSSRTRELVERGASAAEIAAGWRDDEAAFSALRAPYLLYA; this comes from the coding sequence ATGGGAGTCACGCTGGGATCGACGCGCCTGCTGGCCTCGGGCCGGCTGCCGGGGCATCGGATCGGCGTGGTCGCCAATCCCGCGTCGGTGGACGGCGCGTTCGTCCACGTCGTGGACCAGCTGCGCGCGGCGGAAGGCGTGGAGCTGCGGGCGATCTTCGGCCCCCAGCACGGCTTCCGGTCCGACGTGCAGGACAACATGATCGAGACGGCGCACGCCAAGGACGACCGGCGGCGCGTGCCCGTCTATTCCCTCTACAGCGAGACGCGCGAGCCCACGGCCGAAATGCTGGCGGGCCTCGACGCGCTCGTCATCGACCTGCAGGACATCGGCGCCCGCATCTACACCTTCATCTACACGATGGCCAACTGCCTGAAGGCCTGCGGCCGGCACGGCGTGCCCGTCATCGTGTGCGACCGGCCCAACCCGATCGGCGGCGAGGCCGTGGAGGGCGAGACGCTCGTTCCGGGCTTCGAGTCCTTCGTGGGGCTCTTCCCGATCCCGATGCGGCACGGGCTGACCATCGGCGAGCTGGCGCAGCTGTTCAACGAACGGTTCGCCCTCGGCGCCCAGCTGGAGGTCGTGCCGATGGAAGGGTGGCACCGCACGGACTACGGCGACGACTGCGCCATGCCGTGGGTGATGCCGTCGCCGAACATGCCGACGCTGGACTCCGCCGTCGTCTATCCCGGGACCGTGCTGCTCGAGGGCACGCTGGCGAGCGAGGGCCGCGGCACGACGCGTCCCTTCGAACTGGTCGGCGCGCCGTGGGTGCAGGCCGAGCCGTTCGCCGACGGGTTGATGGCGCAGGGACTGCCCGGCGTCGTGTTCCGGCCCGTGGTCTTCGAGCCCACCTTCCAGAAGCATCACGGCGTGTCCTGCGGCGGCTGCCAGATCCACGTGACGGACCGGCAGGCGTTCCGGCCGGTGGAGACGGGCATCGCCGTGATCGCGGCACTGCGCGCGGCCGATCCCAATCGCTTCGCCTGGCGTCCGCCGCCGTACGAGTACGAACACCGCCTGATGCCCATCGACATCCTGGCCGGCAGCAGCCGCACCCGCGAGCTCGTCGAGCGCGGCGCCTCCGCCGCCGAGATCGCCGCGGGCTGGCGCGACGACGAGGCCGCCTTCTCCGCGCTCCGGGCGCCGTACCTGCTCTATGCCTGA
- a CDS encoding DUF962 domain-containing protein: protein MMLGPRPMSDWIAQYAESHRHPVNRLLHTLGIPLIVVSLVVAAVSPWLQAWTAAAVLFVVGWVLQFVGHAVEGKPPEFFKDWRFLFVGVRWWLAKVRGRA, encoded by the coding sequence ATGATGCTCGGCCCCCGCCCGATGTCGGACTGGATCGCCCAGTACGCGGAGAGCCACCGGCACCCGGTGAACCGCCTCCTGCACACGCTGGGCATCCCGCTCATCGTCGTGTCGCTCGTCGTGGCCGCCGTGTCGCCCTGGCTGCAGGCGTGGACGGCCGCCGCCGTGCTCTTCGTCGTGGGCTGGGTGCTGCAGTTCGTCGGGCACGCGGTGGAGGGCAAGCCGCCCGAGTTCTTCAAGGACTGGCGCTTCCTGTTCGTCGGCGTGCGCTGGTGGCTGGCCAAGGTCCGGGGCCGCGCGTGA
- a CDS encoding glycosyltransferase family 39 protein: MTPVPRAALALVLAAYVLPLAVPVPLMEDDEGLHAAIAVEMVEGGDWVVPRLMGEPFLDKPILYFWMQAASISAFGRSEFAVRLPGTVMALAGVAATGWLAWQLAGPLAAWWAALCYATMLLPYAVSLAPLHDLVMVPLAALAIGAFWRVHHARSPAAAAGWTAMAGVVLGLSMLGKGLTGAGLVGVGMAAWMAWTRTWTRRLVASATVALGLAAVIAWPWYAAMETASPGYLRYFILERHIGGVAGEDQRHAGRPFWYYAPILVAGAWPWLFDACRRSPARAGLAERLLWAWLVADLVLLSASGSKLATYLLPAFPALAILAGRAIAEGGESKGVARLRFWVALVTASLPLAAEAYLALTSGWGRAGLVGLVGATAPLALLGWTMESARRESWAGASRLVTVTAATLVVIALTIRPVVAAQFTAVGLSAHFNRDDALPTRLYIIDEGVGSFLFYLKPELRRGLTPDRVRRLSRFSLADVAGDAEGFAAIAWDRLDGVRELYDLPVPGSGTPGAFAVVALADVHPRQR; this comes from the coding sequence GTGACGCCAGTGCCGCGCGCGGCACTGGCGCTCGTGCTGGCCGCCTACGTGCTGCCCCTCGCCGTGCCGGTGCCCCTCATGGAGGACGACGAGGGCCTGCACGCCGCCATCGCGGTCGAGATGGTGGAGGGCGGCGACTGGGTGGTGCCCCGCCTCATGGGCGAGCCCTTCCTCGACAAGCCCATCCTCTACTTCTGGATGCAGGCGGCCTCGATCTCCGCGTTCGGCCGATCGGAGTTCGCCGTGCGCCTGCCGGGCACGGTCATGGCGCTGGCGGGCGTGGCGGCCACGGGCTGGCTGGCCTGGCAGCTCGCGGGCCCGCTCGCGGCCTGGTGGGCCGCGCTCTGCTACGCCACGATGCTCCTCCCATACGCGGTCTCGCTCGCGCCGCTGCACGACCTCGTGATGGTGCCGCTGGCCGCGCTGGCCATCGGCGCCTTCTGGCGCGTGCACCACGCACGGTCGCCGGCGGCCGCCGCGGGCTGGACGGCGATGGCCGGCGTCGTGCTGGGGCTGTCGATGCTGGGCAAGGGCCTGACCGGCGCGGGCCTGGTGGGCGTCGGGATGGCCGCGTGGATGGCGTGGACGCGCACGTGGACCCGGCGCCTCGTGGCGAGCGCGACCGTGGCCCTGGGACTGGCCGCGGTGATCGCGTGGCCCTGGTACGCGGCGATGGAGACCGCGTCGCCGGGTTACCTGCGCTACTTCATCCTCGAGCGCCACATCGGGGGCGTGGCCGGTGAGGACCAGCGACACGCCGGGCGGCCGTTCTGGTACTACGCGCCGATTCTGGTGGCTGGCGCCTGGCCCTGGCTCTTCGACGCGTGTCGGCGATCGCCGGCACGCGCGGGCCTCGCGGAGCGCCTGCTCTGGGCATGGCTGGTGGCGGACCTCGTGCTCCTGAGCGCGTCGGGGTCGAAGCTGGCCACCTACCTGCTCCCGGCCTTCCCCGCGCTGGCGATCCTGGCCGGGCGCGCGATCGCGGAGGGCGGCGAGAGCAAGGGCGTCGCGCGGCTGCGGTTCTGGGTCGCGCTCGTCACGGCATCGCTCCCGCTGGCCGCCGAGGCGTATCTCGCCCTGACCAGCGGCTGGGGCCGGGCGGGCCTGGTCGGGCTGGTGGGCGCCACCGCACCGCTCGCGCTTCTCGGCTGGACGATGGAGTCCGCGCGGCGGGAGAGCTGGGCCGGCGCGTCCCGCCTCGTGACCGTGACGGCGGCGACCCTCGTCGTCATCGCTCTGACGATCCGGCCCGTGGTCGCGGCCCAGTTCACGGCCGTCGGCCTGTCGGCGCACTTCAACCGGGACGACGCGCTGCCGACCCGGCTCTACATCATCGACGAAGGCGTCGGCTCGTTCCTCTTCTACCTGAAGCCCGAACTCCGACGCGGCCTGACGCCGGACCGGGTGCGCCGCCTCTCGCGCTTCTCGCTCGCCGACGTGGCCGGCGACGCCGAGGGCTTCGCGGCCATCGCGTGGGATCGGCTCGACGGCGTCCGCGAGCTGTACGACCTGCCGGTCCCGGGCTCGGGCACCCCCGGCGCCTTCGCCGTGGTGGCCCTCGCCGACGTCCACCCCCGACAACGCTGA
- a CDS encoding methylated-DNA--[protein]-cysteine S-methyltransferase: MSTAAARRPVYCTSIDSPIGPLLLAGDRRVLRVLWFGQGRKAQGPHPEWAEAPGEFDGVRQQLDEYFAGRRTRFEIAVEPDGTPFQQTVWRALLDIPYGETTTYGALARRIGDEKAVRAVGLANGANPIAIVIPCHRVIGAGGALVGFGGGLPTKRALLDLEQGQRTLL, from the coding sequence ATGAGCACCGCCGCGGCCCGGAGGCCCGTGTACTGCACGTCGATCGACAGCCCGATCGGGCCGCTGCTCCTGGCTGGCGACCGGCGGGTGCTGCGGGTGCTGTGGTTCGGGCAGGGACGCAAGGCCCAGGGCCCGCATCCCGAGTGGGCCGAGGCACCGGGCGAGTTCGACGGCGTCAGACAGCAGCTCGACGAGTACTTCGCGGGCCGCCGGACGCGCTTCGAGATCGCGGTGGAGCCGGACGGGACGCCGTTCCAACAGACGGTGTGGCGGGCGCTCCTGGACATCCCGTACGGCGAGACGACCACCTACGGCGCCCTCGCCCGCCGCATCGGGGACGAGAAGGCCGTGCGCGCGGTGGGCCTGGCCAACGGCGCCAATCCCATCGCCATCGTGATCCCGTGTCATCGGGTCATCGGCGCCGGCGGGGCGCTCGTCGGCTTCGGCGGCGGCCTGCCGACCAAGCGCGCGCTGCTCGATCTCGAACAGGGCCAGCGGACGTTGCTGTAG
- a CDS encoding ECF-type sigma factor, translating into MPGGRTDITGLLNEWGAGDRSALDRLLPLVYPDLEHLARACLSRGRSPVTLQTTAVVNDLFVKLISRPPRNLESRRHFYVLAARMIRAALVDHYRQVHAAKRGGGAARVPLHEELAWVDANGPEVVALDRAMSELEALDREQADLFSMRYLLGCTAEETAELAGLSKATVDRRVRLARAWLFRRLQGEAPPDVPTNA; encoded by the coding sequence GTGCCAGGCGGGCGCACGGACATCACCGGACTGCTGAACGAGTGGGGGGCCGGCGACCGATCGGCGCTGGACCGCCTGCTGCCGCTCGTCTATCCCGACCTCGAGCACCTCGCCCGCGCCTGCCTGAGCCGCGGCCGCTCCCCCGTCACGTTGCAGACGACGGCCGTCGTCAACGACCTGTTCGTGAAGCTCATCAGCCGGCCGCCGCGGAACCTCGAGAGCCGCCGTCATTTCTACGTGCTCGCGGCGCGCATGATCCGTGCGGCCCTGGTCGATCACTACCGCCAGGTCCATGCGGCGAAGCGAGGCGGCGGCGCGGCACGCGTGCCCCTGCACGAGGAACTGGCGTGGGTCGACGCGAACGGGCCCGAGGTCGTCGCCCTGGACCGGGCCATGTCCGAGCTCGAGGCGCTCGACCGCGAGCAGGCGGACCTCTTCAGCATGCGGTACCTGCTCGGCTGCACGGCTGAAGAGACGGCGGAACTCGCCGGGCTGTCGAAGGCGACGGTGGATCGCCGGGTGCGGCTCGCCAGGGCCTGGCTGTTCCGCCGGCTCCAGGGTGAGGCACCGCCCGACGTTCCGACGAATGCCTGA
- a CDS encoding serine/threonine-protein kinase yields the protein MPEVMTDPERWRRVQELCEALDEVPEAEWSVRLQALDADPSVRAEALSLRAAMRDEAAYARAETGRRPVVTEHPAAVGGVTLVGRIGAGGSGEVFRGVRLVHGTEQTVAVKRFHAHRAQGADLERIAREQRMLAALSHPDIVRLLDAGVADDGRPFLVMEFADGEPITAWCDQRRVPIPKRLRLFLAVGDAVQSAHRHLIVHLDLKPGNILVTADGRPKLLDFGTAKSAGPDVALTGTEPLTLQYASPERLRGEAVSVACDVYSLGLILYELLAGAWPYERHESLVALAERASGAADALPMSRVVTEGAAERRGTSLDRLRSLVRGDLEAITMKALAHAPADRYATVSELTDDVRRYLDGEPVRARKPGVWYPLGKFLRRHAIETVSVVLLIAGLAGATAYSLVQARASARAAERAQAQNRFLTSVFTLAGNDATSASSMTVRQLLDLADARVTPTLAALPDVAGDVERALGQGMLAQSDFAAAAALFDRARERAAKEGDRPREAAALAGNAYTQFALGRGAEAATAARTALAMWQEAPERFSTDLAVATLMTAGNTLAYVNPPSDEPAPYLEACLRLTVASRPAAGPSTRHNCLYGLAAVRLNANADFAGAERLLDEAAALQRADPALSTSLAMTQQLRGLVMRSSGRFAEDERAQREALEILERLQGADSTSALWQRAVWANSLIGAGRAEDGYREAEAVLTKARQRYPDRGAPMLWTPLSAASAAACYLERNDDCERLTLEALQTLGPDPPANDARARTARGLLGLVLARRGRLDEARPLIQAAIDGTLASRRSSIFMPRWQAALASSPR from the coding sequence ATGCCTGAAGTGATGACCGATCCCGAGCGCTGGCGGCGCGTCCAGGAGCTGTGCGAGGCGCTGGACGAGGTGCCGGAGGCGGAGTGGTCCGTCCGGCTGCAGGCGCTCGACGCCGACCCGTCGGTCCGTGCCGAGGCCCTGTCGCTCCGTGCGGCGATGCGCGACGAGGCCGCCTACGCGCGCGCCGAGACAGGGCGACGCCCGGTCGTGACGGAGCATCCGGCCGCCGTCGGCGGCGTGACGCTCGTCGGCCGGATCGGCGCCGGCGGATCGGGCGAGGTGTTTCGCGGCGTCCGCCTGGTGCACGGCACCGAACAGACGGTGGCGGTGAAGCGCTTCCATGCGCATCGGGCGCAGGGTGCGGATCTCGAGCGCATCGCGCGCGAACAGCGGATGCTCGCGGCGCTCTCGCATCCCGACATCGTGCGGCTGCTGGACGCCGGCGTGGCGGATGACGGCCGCCCCTTCCTCGTCATGGAGTTCGCCGACGGCGAGCCCATCACGGCCTGGTGCGACCAGCGGCGCGTGCCGATTCCGAAGCGGCTGCGCCTGTTCCTGGCGGTGGGCGACGCGGTGCAGTCCGCCCACCGGCACCTGATCGTCCATCTCGATCTGAAGCCCGGGAACATCCTGGTGACCGCCGACGGCCGGCCGAAGCTGCTCGACTTCGGCACCGCCAAGTCCGCCGGACCCGACGTGGCCCTGACGGGCACCGAGCCGCTCACGCTGCAATACGCGAGTCCCGAGCGGCTGCGCGGCGAGGCCGTCTCGGTGGCCTGCGACGTCTACAGCCTGGGGCTCATCCTCTACGAGCTGCTGGCGGGCGCCTGGCCCTACGAGCGGCACGAGTCGCTCGTCGCGCTGGCGGAGCGCGCCTCCGGAGCGGCCGACGCGCTGCCGATGTCTCGGGTGGTCACGGAAGGCGCCGCCGAGCGTCGCGGCACCTCCCTGGACCGGCTCCGGTCGCTCGTGCGGGGCGACCTCGAGGCCATCACGATGAAGGCGCTGGCACACGCGCCCGCCGACCGCTATGCGACGGTCTCCGAGCTGACCGACGACGTGCGGCGGTACCTCGACGGCGAGCCCGTGCGCGCGAGGAAGCCCGGCGTGTGGTACCCGCTCGGCAAGTTCCTGCGCCGGCATGCCATCGAGACGGTCAGTGTGGTGCTGCTCATCGCCGGTCTCGCCGGCGCCACGGCGTACTCGCTCGTGCAGGCCCGCGCCTCGGCGCGCGCGGCGGAACGGGCGCAGGCGCAGAATCGCTTCCTGACGAGCGTCTTCACACTGGCCGGCAACGACGCGACGTCGGCCAGCTCGATGACGGTCCGCCAGCTGCTCGACCTGGCCGACGCGCGGGTCACGCCGACGCTCGCGGCGCTGCCGGACGTCGCCGGCGACGTCGAACGGGCGCTGGGCCAGGGGATGCTCGCCCAGAGCGACTTCGCCGCGGCTGCCGCCCTGTTCGACCGCGCACGGGAGCGTGCCGCGAAGGAGGGCGACCGTCCACGCGAGGCGGCGGCGCTCGCCGGGAATGCCTACACGCAGTTCGCGCTGGGGCGCGGCGCCGAGGCCGCGACGGCCGCGAGGACGGCCCTGGCCATGTGGCAGGAAGCCCCCGAGCGGTTTTCCACGGACCTGGCGGTGGCGACGCTCATGACGGCCGGCAACACGCTCGCCTACGTCAACCCGCCCAGCGACGAGCCCGCCCCGTACCTCGAGGCCTGCCTCCGGTTGACCGTCGCATCGCGACCAGCCGCCGGACCCAGCACGCGCCACAACTGCCTGTACGGCCTGGCGGCGGTGCGCCTGAACGCCAACGCCGATTTCGCCGGCGCCGAGCGCCTGCTCGACGAAGCCGCGGCGCTGCAGCGCGCCGATCCGGCGCTCTCGACGTCGCTGGCGATGACCCAGCAGCTCCGGGGCCTCGTGATGCGCAGCAGCGGCCGGTTCGCCGAGGACGAGCGTGCGCAGCGCGAGGCGCTGGAGATCCTCGAACGGCTGCAGGGCGCGGACAGCACGAGCGCTCTCTGGCAGCGGGCGGTCTGGGCGAACAGTCTGATCGGCGCGGGGCGAGCGGAGGACGGCTATCGCGAGGCGGAGGCCGTCCTCACCAAGGCCCGCCAGCGGTATCCCGACCGAGGGGCGCCGATGCTGTGGACGCCGCTGTCGGCGGCCTCCGCCGCGGCCTGCTATCTCGAACGGAACGACGACTGCGAGCGCCTCACGCTCGAGGCGCTGCAGACGCTCGGCCCGGACCCGCCCGCCAACGACGCGCGGGCCAGGACGGCCCGCGGGCTCCTGGGTCTCGTGCTCGCGAGGCGAGGCCGGCTCGACGAGGCGCGGCCGCTCATCCAGGCCGCCATCGACGGCACCCTCGCCAGCAGGCGCTCGTCGATCTTCATGCCCCGGTGGCAGGCGGCACTCGCATCCTCGCCTCGCTGA
- a CDS encoding alkaline phosphatase D family protein, giving the protein MSVTRRHFLTGSAASLAAFPFAEFVRPEDVLAAEQAARQVSPVFRHGVASGDPRGDRVLLWTRVSGASGEIPVRWTLASNAAMTRVVARGETRTGAARDFTVKVDATGLAPATTYYYRFEALGARSVVGRTRTLPAAGAGRLRMALVSCSNYPYGYFNAYARIAERTDLDLVLHVGDYIYDYHQGRYFDPDLAKDRPVDPPTEILVLADYRKRYALYRTDPDLQAVHQQHPFIAVWDDHEIANNAWKGGAENHQPDEGDYLARRDAAYQAYLEWLPVREPGSARQPVLYRSFAIGDLADLVMLDTRLIGRDEQVDRTNVPGLEDPRRSILGPAQEGWLEGELAESVRAKTRWQILGQQVMFAPQTLAGQPSTNADSWDGYRVTRSHVFDMVERHNVENLVVLTGDVHSSWAYDLPRGISDAYDPGTGRGSLGVEIVCPAVSSPTPFQGPEADARIASVPKGRPHLKFLDGRSRGYVVIDVTRDRLQADWWLVNSVKERNTEQHFAKGLVCEAGSRHLVETTSPIRPDGSAEPAPPRD; this is encoded by the coding sequence ATGTCCGTCACCCGCCGTCACTTCCTCACTGGTTCGGCCGCGTCCCTTGCGGCGTTCCCGTTCGCCGAGTTCGTGCGGCCCGAGGACGTCCTGGCCGCCGAGCAGGCGGCGCGGCAGGTCTCGCCCGTCTTTCGCCACGGCGTGGCGTCGGGCGACCCGCGCGGCGACCGAGTGCTCCTGTGGACGCGCGTCTCCGGCGCCTCGGGTGAGATCCCCGTGCGGTGGACGCTGGCCTCGAACGCCGCCATGACGCGCGTCGTGGCCCGCGGCGAGACGCGTACGGGCGCCGCGCGCGACTTCACCGTGAAGGTGGACGCGACGGGGCTGGCGCCGGCGACCACCTACTACTACCGGTTCGAGGCGCTGGGGGCGCGCTCCGTCGTGGGCCGGACGCGCACGCTGCCGGCAGCCGGCGCGGGACGCCTCCGCATGGCGCTCGTCTCGTGCTCGAACTACCCGTACGGCTACTTCAACGCCTATGCGCGGATTGCCGAGCGCACCGATCTGGATCTCGTGCTCCACGTCGGCGACTACATCTACGACTACCACCAGGGCCGCTACTTCGACCCGGACCTGGCGAAAGACCGCCCGGTCGATCCTCCCACCGAGATCCTGGTGCTGGCGGACTACCGGAAGCGCTACGCGCTGTACCGGACGGACCCCGACCTGCAGGCCGTCCACCAGCAGCACCCGTTCATCGCGGTCTGGGACGACCACGAGATCGCCAACAACGCCTGGAAGGGCGGCGCCGAGAACCACCAGCCGGACGAAGGCGACTACCTGGCGCGGCGCGACGCGGCCTACCAGGCGTATCTCGAGTGGCTTCCGGTCCGCGAGCCGGGTTCGGCACGACAGCCGGTGCTGTACCGGTCGTTCGCCATCGGCGACCTCGCCGACCTCGTGATGCTCGACACGCGCCTCATCGGCCGCGACGAGCAGGTGGACCGGACCAACGTGCCCGGCCTGGAAGATCCGCGGCGCTCCATCCTCGGACCCGCGCAGGAAGGGTGGCTCGAAGGCGAGCTGGCCGAGTCGGTGCGCGCGAAGACGCGCTGGCAGATCCTCGGGCAGCAGGTGATGTTCGCGCCGCAGACGCTGGCGGGGCAGCCATCAACCAACGCGGACTCCTGGGACGGGTACCGCGTGACGCGATCGCACGTGTTCGACATGGTCGAGCGGCACAACGTCGAGAACCTGGTCGTGCTCACGGGCGACGTGCACAGCTCGTGGGCCTACGACCTGCCACGGGGCATCAGCGACGCGTACGATCCCGGGACCGGCCGCGGATCGCTCGGCGTCGAGATCGTGTGTCCGGCCGTGTCGTCACCCACGCCGTTCCAGGGGCCCGAGGCCGATGCGCGCATCGCGTCGGTCCCGAAGGGCCGTCCGCACCTGAAGTTCCTGGACGGCAGGTCGCGGGGCTACGTCGTCATCGACGTCACGCGCGATCGGCTGCAGGCGGACTGGTGGCTCGTGAACTCCGTGAAGGAGCGCAACACCGAGCAGCACTTCGCGAAGGGCCTCGTGTGCGAGGCCGGCAGCCGCCATCTCGTGGAGACGACGTCGCCCATCAGGCCCGACGGCAGCGCCGAGCCCGCCCCGCCTCGCGACTGA